A window of the Halobacterium hubeiense genome harbors these coding sequences:
- a CDS encoding Zn-ribbon domain-containing protein: MPHQCTNCGHVFADGSKEMLSGCPDCGGNKFQYHPGDVAESEPADPPADADADAPEPPEPEGGSVAGAVGRAANKVRDAVTSDPDPAARTSAEDTDATDAATADDATTTDGADTASTANAADASDAADTADAADAATADATTADASGTPDAEADPSAPETGGEAVEESGDEPAEAIDASTETDGEDAAQADARSSVVDTDSLPDAPAEGRVVKEPDDSEDRPDLDELRQELNDQFESIRIVAPGQYELNLMELYDRQEYIIALQEDGQYVIEVPDAWETDE, translated from the coding sequence ATGCCTCACCAGTGTACGAACTGCGGGCACGTCTTCGCGGACGGCTCCAAGGAGATGCTGTCGGGGTGCCCGGACTGCGGCGGGAACAAGTTCCAGTACCACCCCGGCGACGTCGCCGAGTCCGAGCCCGCTGACCCGCCAGCCGACGCGGACGCCGACGCGCCCGAGCCACCGGAGCCGGAGGGCGGCTCGGTCGCGGGCGCGGTCGGCCGCGCCGCGAACAAGGTCCGGGACGCCGTGACCAGCGACCCCGACCCCGCAGCGCGTACGTCTGCCGAGGACACGGACGCGACTGACGCCGCCACTGCCGATGACGCTACCACCACCGACGGCGCTGACACCGCCAGCACTGCCAACGCTGCGGACGCCTCGGACGCTGCCGACACAGCGGACGCCGCCGACGCGGCCACTGCCGACGCGACCACTGCTGACGCGTCCGGCACTCCCGACGCCGAAGCCGATCCGAGCGCACCCGAAACGGGGGGCGAGGCGGTCGAGGAGTCGGGCGACGAGCCCGCCGAGGCCATCGACGCCAGCACCGAGACCGACGGCGAAGACGCCGCGCAGGCGGACGCCCGGAGCTCCGTCGTGGACACGGACTCGCTGCCGGACGCGCCCGCCGAGGGCCGCGTCGTCAAGGAGCCCGACGACTCCGAGGACCGCCCGGACCTCGACGAGCTCCGGCAGGAGCTCAACGACCAGTTCGAGTCCATCCGCATCGTCGCGCCCGGCCAGTACGAGCTCAACCTCATGGAGCTGTACGACCGCCAGGAGTACATCATCGCGCTCCAGGAGGACGGCCAGTACGTCATCGAGGTGCCGGACGCGTGGGAGACCGACGAGTAG
- a CDS encoding DUF2073 domain-containing protein: MPETTSDDGPGDGVQIDLISAERMSGKTSMEKIRMILDGVRDGKIVVLEAGLTPDEESKLIEVTMSEINPDGFSGIEIESFPQSEASDTGLLGRLMGKQSTSKLTVVGPANQIQSLHKDETLISALVSRK, from the coding sequence ATGCCTGAAACAACGAGCGACGACGGACCCGGTGACGGCGTCCAAATCGATCTCATCAGCGCCGAGCGGATGTCCGGGAAGACGTCCATGGAGAAGATCCGGATGATTCTGGACGGCGTCCGCGACGGCAAAATCGTCGTCCTCGAAGCGGGCCTGACTCCCGACGAGGAGTCGAAGCTCATCGAGGTGACGATGAGCGAAATCAACCCGGACGGCTTCTCCGGCATCGAGATCGAGAGCTTCCCGCAGTCCGAGGCCAGCGACACCGGCCTGCTCGGCCGGCTGATGGGCAAGCAGTCGACGTCGAAGCTCACGGTCGTCGGACCGGCGAACCAGATTCAGTCCCTCCACAAGGACGAGACGCTCATCAGCGCGCTCGTGTCCCGCAAGTAA